The following coding sequences are from one Bufo bufo chromosome 2, aBufBuf1.1, whole genome shotgun sequence window:
- the MYORG gene encoding myogenesis-regulating glycosidase, producing the protein MYTFLPENITPLKQKVPKEQKALIGAVLVGVILVIGAVVSWCYYSISLRKADRLKTELLYLKKDGFIIHNQQGKVVFRMAFQSGILDLDSCAKYGEILSCTRSDKGPLKFFVQTVTKDKDTVMCYRVRWEEFVADTSILHTMYWDNAYWYGGSEMRTQHWPIKLSGYKEPKPFVTSDVYSFRDGFGGILESYWLSSNATAIKINASVPFHLGWNSTEKVFFFEARYKDSPYKPPPGKQPFPELSYRVCVGLDVTSIHKYMVRRYFNKPTRIPSESAFKYPIWSTWALFKTDINQEKLLNFTESIKQYHFNYSHIEIDDMYSKYYGDFDFDPVKFPDAPAMFKKLKEDGFKVTLWIHPFINYNSSNFGIGIERGLFVKEPSGRLPAMVQWWNGIGAILDFTNPSTKEWFQSNLRLLRTKYGISSFKFDAGETSYLPSQFSTYQPLSDPNIFSRRYTEMADQFYDLAELRVGYQSQNISCFFRIIDRDSEWGYELGLKSLIPTVLTISMLGYPFILPDMIGGNAYTNFTKDMKELYIRWLELSAFMPSMQFSIPPWVFDKEVIEIAQKFTKIHEYLVAPLLLELAGEVTNTGDPIIRPIWWISPNDEAAHKIDSQFLIGDTLMVAPVLEPGKLERDVYLPAGKWRSYKGELFQRTPILLTDYPVDLDEVAYFTWVS; encoded by the coding sequence ATGTACACCTTCCTGCCTGAGAACATCACTCCGCTCAAGCAGAAGGTTCCTAAGGAGCAGAAGGCGTTGATTGGCGCAGTCCTGGTGGGCGTCATCCTGGTCATAGGCGCAGTGGTCTCCTGGTGCTACTACTCCATCTCCCTGCGCAAAGCTGATCGTCTGAAGACCGAGCTCCTGTACCTGAAGAAAGATGGGTTCATCATACACAACCAACAAGGCAAGGTGGTCTTCAGAATGGCTTTCCAGTCCGGAATTCTTGATTTAGATTCCTGTGCGAAGTACGGGGAGATTTTGTCTTGTACTAGATCGGACAAGGGGCCGTTGAAATTTTTTGTTCAGACGGTAACCAAGGACAAGGACACGGTCATGTGTTACCGCGTGCGCTGGGAGGAGTTTGTGGCCGACACGTCCATCCTGCATACCATGTACTGGGATAACGCATATTGGTACGGAGGATCTGAGATGCGCACGCAGCACTGGCCCATCAAGCTATCCGGATACAAAGAACCCAAACCTTTTGTGACCAGTGATGTCTACTCCTTcagagacggttttggtggaatcTTAGAAAGCTACTGGCTCTCCTCCAATGCGACGGCTATAAAAATTAACGCATCTGTCCCTTTCCATCTGGGGTGGAACAGCACAGAAAAGGTGTTTTTCTTTGAAGCGAGGTATAAGGATTCCCCGTATAAGCCTCCTCCCGGCAAACAGCCCTTTCCGGAGCTGAGCTATAGAGTGTGCGTCGGATTAGACGTCACCTCCATCCACAAGTACATGGTGAGGAGATATTTTAACAAGCCGACCAGGATCCCTTCGGAAAGTGCCTTCAAATACCCTATCTGGTCCACATGGGCACTGTTCAAGACTGACATCAACCAGGAGAAACTTCTGAACTTCACCGAGAGCATCAAGCAATACCACTTTAATTACAGTCACATTGAAATAGATGACATGTACTCCAAATACTACGGAGACTTTGACTTTGATCCTGTCAAGTTTCCTGATGCCCCAGCCATGTTTAAAAAGTTGAAGGAAGATGGCTTCAAAGTGACCCTGTGGATTCACCCGTTCATTAACTATAACTCCTCCAACTTCGGCATTGGCATAGAGCGAGGCCTTTTTGTGAAGGAACCCAGCGGTCGACTACCAGCCATGGTACAGTGGTGGAATGGGATTGGAGCTATCCTGGATTTTACAAATCCCAGTACTAAAGAGTGGTTCCAAAGCAACCTGAGACTTCTGAGGACAAAGTATGGAATTTCATCATTTAAGTTTGACGCTGGAGAAACCAGCTACCTTCCTAGTCAGTTCAGCACTTACCAGCCCTTGTCCGATCCCAACATTTTCAGCAGGAGGTACACGGAAATGGCCGACCAGTTTTATGACCTCGCTGAGCTCCGAGTTGGTTACCAGTCTCAAAACATATCATGTTTCTTTAGAATCATTGACCGGGACTCTGAATGGGGCTATGAGCTGGGGCTAAAGTCTCTCATACCCACCGTCCTGACCATCAGTATGTTGGGCTACCCCTTCATCTTGCCGGACATGATTGGAGGTAATGCCTACACCAATTTCACAAAAGATATGAAGGAGCTTTATATCCGGTGGCTGGAGCTCTCCGCCTTTATGCCCTCCATGCAGTTTTCCATCCCACCCTGGGTTTTTGATAAGGAGGTCATTGAAATTGCTCAGAAATTCACCAAAATCCACGAGTATTTGGTCGCCCCTCTATTGCTGGAACTTGCGGGAGAAGTCACCAACACTGGAGATCCCATCATACGCCCAATTTGGTGGATTTCTCCGAACGATGAAGCCGCACATAAGATTGATTCTCAGTTTTTGATAGGAGACACCTTAATGGTGGCCCCAGTGCTAGAGCCAGGAAAACTGGAACGTGACGTCTACCTACCTGCCGGCAAATGGCGTAGCTACAAAGGGGAACTTTTCCAGAGGACACCTATACTATTGACGGACTATCCCGTAGACTTGGATGAAGTGGCCTATTTCACCTGGGTGTCTTAA